DNA sequence from the Streptomyces cinnabarinus genome:
TGCCGAGGCTGATGTGCCGTCCGTCGTCGAAGACCCGCCAGCCGGCCGTGCCCTCCTTCACGGGGGCGTCGGTGAGCAGGACGCGCAGGTCGGGGCCGTTGCTGGTGTCGAGGTTCTCCAGCCGGACGACATGGGTCCCGTCGGTCAGCCGCACGAGCCGCACACTGCCGGAGGTGTCGTGCTCGTGGCTGATCAGCTCGCCGCGGGCGAGGGTCAGCGGGACGGGTTCCTTCTCGGTGGCGGGGGCGGACGTGTCCACCGCGACGGGCAGCGCCTCCTCCACCGTCTCGTCCTGCCACAGCTTCCACGGCTGGAACCAGTACAGCCCGAACCCGGCCCCGGCGAAGGCCACCACCAGCACCCCGACGATCAGCGACTTCCGTACGCGTCCCATGAGCTTCCCCCG
Encoded proteins:
- a CDS encoding DM13 domain-containing protein — encoded protein: MGRVRKSLIVGVLVVAFAGAGFGLYWFQPWKLWQDETVEEALPVAVDTSAPATEKEPVPLTLARGELISHEHDTSGSVRLVRLTDGTHVVRLENLDTSNGPDLRVLLTDAPVKEGTAGWRVFDDGRHISLGKLKGNKGSQNYAVPADLDLTRYSSVSIWCDRFDVSFGAAELREA